In Pseudodesulfovibrio hydrargyri, a single window of DNA contains:
- a CDS encoding methyl-accepting chemotaxis protein produces MLKNLRLGVKLGIGFGIVLILTAAIAVICLQGMSSIRDRVDKADDANRLVRFILEGRIKEKNFIIRKDAKLIEEHAATLKALFAQANATSDKFDNQANKDQMAATVEAVRNYEKAFADYVDLERKKAANLAQMRESAQAALALAEELRSEQKGQFTTMLAGGTAPRSELESKLAKADDANRIIKQILDARKNEKEYIVSKDGAYHDANLKDTQNILALTADLGTRFNDQRNLDLLQRVSEAVTRYRTEFETFYTYVQSQTVAEDGMVKAARAADEVCRQARAEQKQAMLDDMMWANRLSLGTAGVSLLLGLAAAVLLTLSITRPVAKGVRFAEEMAGGDFTKTLDVDQKDEIGVLAAALNDMVVKLRQVVQSVGAASENIASGSEELSASAQALAQGATEQAASIEEISSSMEQMASNIGQNADNARQTEELANKAAADARESGESVVMTVEAMNSIAEKISIIEEIARQTNLLALNAAIEAARAGEHGKGFAVVAAEVRKLAERSGVAAAEISDLSANSLAVADKAGRMLQQLVPDIERTASLVQEITASSNEQNAGANQVSKAIEQLDQVIQQNASASEEMASTSEELSAQGQELQTTMAFFNVDAGHTTQVRAMPARPKALPGSETASRKAPPALESGDGDFERF; encoded by the coding sequence ATGTTAAAGAATCTACGTTTGGGAGTGAAGTTGGGCATCGGTTTCGGAATCGTCCTCATATTGACGGCGGCCATTGCCGTGATCTGCCTCCAGGGAATGTCGTCCATCCGGGACCGCGTGGACAAGGCGGACGACGCCAACCGCCTGGTCCGCTTCATCCTCGAGGGGCGCATCAAGGAAAAGAACTTCATCATCCGCAAGGACGCCAAACTCATCGAGGAGCACGCGGCCACCCTCAAGGCCCTGTTCGCGCAGGCTAACGCGACCAGCGACAAGTTCGACAACCAGGCCAACAAGGACCAGATGGCCGCGACCGTGGAGGCGGTCCGCAACTACGAAAAGGCCTTTGCCGACTACGTGGACCTGGAACGGAAAAAGGCCGCCAACCTGGCCCAGATGCGCGAGAGCGCCCAAGCGGCCCTGGCCCTGGCCGAGGAGCTGCGCAGCGAGCAGAAGGGACAGTTTACCACCATGCTCGCCGGAGGCACGGCTCCCCGGAGCGAACTGGAGTCCAAGCTGGCCAAGGCGGACGACGCCAACCGGATCATCAAGCAAATCCTGGACGCGCGCAAAAACGAGAAGGAATACATCGTGTCCAAGGACGGCGCCTACCATGACGCCAATCTGAAAGACACGCAGAACATCCTGGCCCTGACCGCCGACCTGGGAACCCGCTTCAACGATCAGCGCAACCTCGACCTGCTCCAACGCGTCAGCGAGGCGGTGACCCGCTACCGGACCGAGTTCGAGACCTTCTATACGTACGTGCAGAGCCAGACCGTGGCCGAGGACGGGATGGTCAAGGCCGCCCGGGCCGCGGACGAGGTCTGCCGCCAGGCGCGCGCCGAACAGAAGCAGGCCATGCTCGACGACATGATGTGGGCCAACCGTCTGAGCCTGGGCACGGCGGGCGTGTCCCTGCTCCTGGGTCTGGCCGCCGCCGTGCTCCTGACCCTGTCCATCACCCGGCCGGTGGCCAAGGGCGTCCGCTTTGCCGAGGAAATGGCCGGCGGCGACTTCACCAAGACGCTCGACGTGGACCAGAAGGATGAGATAGGCGTGCTCGCGGCCGCCCTGAACGACATGGTCGTCAAGCTGCGCCAGGTGGTCCAGTCCGTGGGCGCGGCCTCGGAGAACATCGCCTCGGGCAGCGAGGAGCTGTCCGCCTCGGCCCAGGCCCTGGCCCAGGGGGCCACGGAACAGGCCGCGTCCATCGAGGAGATATCCTCCTCCATGGAGCAGATGGCCTCCAACATCGGCCAGAACGCGGACAACGCCCGGCAGACCGAGGAGCTGGCCAACAAGGCGGCGGCCGACGCCCGCGAAAGCGGCGAGTCCGTGGTCATGACCGTGGAGGCCATGAACAGCATCGCCGAAAAAATCTCCATCATCGAGGAAATCGCCCGGCAGACCAACCTGCTGGCCCTGAACGCGGCCATCGAGGCGGCCCGCGCCGGAGAGCACGGCAAGGGATTCGCCGTGGTCGCGGCCGAGGTGCGCAAGCTGGCCGAACGCAGCGGCGTGGCCGCGGCCGAGATCAGCGACCTGTCCGCAAACAGCCTGGCCGTGGCCGACAAGGCCGGGAGGATGCTGCAGCAACTGGTGCCCGACATCGAAAGGACCGCTTCCCTGGTCCAGGAGATCACCGCGTCGAGCAACGAACAGAACGCGGGCGCCAACCAGGTCTCCAAGGCCATCGAGCAGCTCGACCAGGTCATCCAGCAGAACGCCTCGGCCTCCGAGGAGATGGCCTCCACCAGCGAGGAGCTCTCGGCCCAGGGCCAGGAGTTGCAGACCACCATGGCCTTCTTCAACGTGGACGCGGGCCACACCACCCAGGTCCGCGCCATGCCCGCCCGCCCCAAGGCCCTGCCCGGTTCCGAAACCGCCTCCAGGAAGGCCCCCCCGGCCCTGGAAAGCGGCGACGGGGACTTCGAGCGGTTCTAG
- a CDS encoding pyridoxal-phosphate-dependent aminotransferase family protein, which yields MSKPTFAPLKLFITGPTYIRQDVKEAALLPEFGHRDAENDLRCVPIRENLRKLAGCGDDFEPILCLGSGSTAMETSVRSLVADGETILNVSVGAFGDLYYNLAASNGKKCENLKFDYGTAVDLNVLEDKLKELKPEVVSFTHNETSTGVVNDMKAVCGLVRRHGAMPLVDGVSIYGGAPLDLSDSGAAMYSTATQKSLGLPAGFGIGFVSKEAEEKAERVTNKGHHHDLTKHLDKARKNQTLTTPNTCLINQMWYQLDRIVNEEGIENRFARHAAMRGQVEKWVAGLDGFDMFAPEGYRSPTVSTVLCPEGVTVAQLKNGVKEALRGEGYLMDPGYGKLNAALEGAGRRLVFRVGHMGDITPDMLAAYLGKLEEALRKL from the coding sequence ATGAGCAAGCCGACTTTCGCGCCTCTGAAACTGTTCATCACCGGGCCGACCTACATCCGCCAGGATGTCAAGGAGGCGGCCCTGTTGCCCGAGTTCGGGCATCGCGACGCGGAAAACGACCTGCGTTGCGTGCCCATCCGGGAAAATCTGCGCAAGCTCGCCGGGTGCGGCGACGACTTTGAGCCGATCCTCTGTCTGGGCTCCGGGTCCACGGCCATGGAGACTTCGGTACGCTCCCTGGTGGCCGACGGCGAGACCATCCTGAACGTGTCCGTGGGCGCGTTCGGCGACCTCTACTACAACCTGGCCGCGTCCAACGGCAAGAAGTGTGAAAACCTCAAGTTCGACTACGGCACGGCCGTCGACCTGAACGTGCTCGAGGACAAGCTCAAGGAACTCAAGCCCGAAGTGGTCTCCTTCACCCACAACGAGACCTCCACCGGCGTGGTCAACGACATGAAGGCCGTGTGCGGGCTGGTCCGCAGGCACGGGGCCATGCCCCTGGTGGACGGCGTGTCCATCTACGGCGGCGCTCCGCTCGATTTGTCCGACTCCGGGGCCGCCATGTATTCCACGGCCACCCAGAAGTCGCTGGGCCTGCCCGCCGGATTCGGCATCGGCTTCGTCTCGAAGGAGGCCGAGGAAAAGGCCGAAAGGGTGACGAACAAGGGCCACCATCACGACCTCACCAAGCACCTGGACAAGGCCCGCAAGAACCAGACCCTGACCACCCCGAACACCTGCCTGATCAACCAGATGTGGTATCAGCTCGACCGCATCGTCAACGAGGAGGGCATCGAGAACCGGTTCGCCCGCCACGCGGCCATGCGCGGCCAGGTGGAGAAGTGGGTCGCCGGGCTCGACGGCTTTGATATGTTCGCCCCCGAAGGGTACCGTTCGCCCACCGTGTCCACCGTGCTCTGCCCCGAGGGCGTGACCGTGGCCCAGCTCAAGAACGGCGTGAAGGAGGCCCTGCGCGGCGAGGGCTATCTCATGGACCCGGGCTACGGGAAGCTGAACGCCGCCCTGGAGGGAGCTGGCCGCCGCCTGGTTTTCCGCGTGGGTCACATGGGCGACATCACGCCCGACATGCTCGCGGCCTACCTGGGCAAGCTCGAGGAGGCGCTGAGGAAGTTGTAA
- a CDS encoding methyl-accepting chemotaxis protein, producing the protein MFHALKLRTKLLFGFGTASLLLLVVVGLYQYANTVSVRGFDRLLGEQVAISARARQAEIAMLQCRRNEKDFLLRLDRKYLTDFESNLARVNEHASAVIPLAEAIGQPDLAARARSVESAAVEYKAAFLELVAAWERRGLTPDTGLQGAFRDVVHAAEAAFERHQVQDLYIDMLFMRRWEKDFHRTGADRYLKRLLDAMDRFEHDLDLKEKSALLDDAGKSLADYRAAFDSFRATRSDPDYQVVRETAEALEKILDSVFVPDVKGLLLMVRRGEKDYLLRGDGKYVRKTHASLDKLVAAFERSGADQKYVREAGEMVKAYAASFDALVAEDSRIKEVTERMRTAVHAIEPLVEHLSSEGARLAGERAVEVGDRAVWLGRMAMVIGLVAIVLSLVFAVFIVRGVLGQLGTDPMELVRITRLIANGKLGVRFDGSRKAGSVYGAMRAMSEKLVEVVSTVSDAASSVTAGAEELNATAVLVAEGANQQAAGVEEVSASVEQIVGSIQQNSENASKTESISRQASGDAEEGGRAVGETVQAMRDIAEKISIIEEIARQTNLLALNAAIEAARAGEQGKGFAVVAAEVRKLAERSGKAAAEISELSTNSVAVAERAGEMLSKMVPDIQRTSELIQEISAASAEQSLGAGQINTGIQGLDQAIQQNASASEELASTAEELSGQAMQLQSTIRFFDLAGTVRPDDSGRPRALPPVSDAGPDDDSDEDLERF; encoded by the coding sequence ATGTTTCACGCCCTGAAACTCAGGACCAAACTATTGTTCGGCTTCGGCACGGCCAGTCTGTTGCTGCTCGTCGTGGTCGGCCTGTACCAATACGCCAACACTGTCTCAGTGCGGGGGTTCGACCGGCTGCTGGGCGAGCAGGTGGCCATCAGCGCCCGCGCCCGGCAGGCCGAGATAGCCATGCTGCAATGCCGCCGCAACGAGAAGGACTTTCTCCTTCGGCTGGACAGGAAATATCTCACGGACTTCGAATCCAACCTGGCCCGTGTGAACGAGCACGCCTCGGCCGTGATTCCCCTGGCCGAGGCCATCGGCCAGCCGGATCTGGCGGCCCGGGCGCGGTCCGTGGAATCGGCCGCCGTCGAGTACAAGGCCGCCTTCCTGGAACTGGTCGCGGCCTGGGAGCGGCGCGGCCTGACCCCGGACACGGGGCTGCAGGGCGCTTTTCGGGACGTGGTCCATGCGGCCGAGGCCGCCTTCGAGCGGCATCAGGTCCAGGACCTGTACATCGACATGCTTTTCATGCGCCGCTGGGAAAAGGATTTTCATCGAACCGGCGCGGACCGCTACCTGAAACGGCTGCTGGACGCCATGGACCGCTTCGAGCACGATTTGGATCTGAAGGAGAAGAGCGCGCTGCTCGACGACGCGGGCAAGTCGCTGGCCGATTACCGCGCGGCCTTCGACAGCTTCCGCGCCACCCGTTCCGATCCCGATTACCAAGTCGTGCGCGAGACCGCCGAAGCCCTGGAAAAGATCCTGGATTCGGTGTTCGTGCCCGACGTCAAGGGGCTCCTGCTCATGGTCCGCCGCGGCGAGAAGGACTATCTGTTGCGCGGCGACGGGAAGTACGTGCGCAAGACCCACGCCAGCCTGGACAAGCTGGTCGCCGCCTTCGAACGGTCCGGGGCGGACCAAAAGTACGTGCGCGAGGCCGGGGAGATGGTCAAGGCGTACGCCGCCTCCTTCGACGCCCTGGTGGCCGAGGACTCGCGCATCAAGGAGGTCACCGAGCGCATGCGCACGGCGGTGCACGCCATTGAGCCCCTGGTGGAGCATCTTTCGAGCGAGGGGGCGCGGCTGGCCGGGGAACGGGCCGTGGAGGTCGGCGACAGGGCCGTGTGGCTGGGCCGCATGGCCATGGTCATCGGGCTGGTGGCCATAGTCCTGAGCCTGGTCTTCGCCGTGTTCATCGTGCGCGGCGTGCTCGGCCAGCTTGGCACCGACCCCATGGAGCTGGTGCGCATCACCCGGCTCATCGCGAACGGCAAGCTCGGCGTCCGGTTCGACGGAAGCAGGAAGGCCGGTTCGGTATACGGGGCCATGCGGGCCATGTCCGAGAAGCTGGTGGAGGTGGTCTCGACCGTGTCGGACGCGGCCTCCAGCGTGACCGCCGGGGCGGAGGAGCTCAACGCCACCGCCGTGCTGGTGGCCGAGGGGGCCAACCAGCAGGCCGCCGGGGTGGAGGAGGTCTCGGCCAGCGTGGAGCAGATCGTGGGCTCCATCCAGCAGAATTCCGAAAACGCTTCCAAGACCGAGTCCATCTCGCGCCAGGCCAGCGGCGACGCCGAGGAGGGCGGCCGGGCAGTGGGCGAGACCGTGCAGGCCATGCGCGACATCGCGGAGAAGATATCCATCATCGAGGAGATCGCCCGGCAGACCAACCTGCTGGCCCTGAACGCGGCCATCGAGGCGGCCCGGGCCGGGGAGCAGGGCAAGGGATTCGCCGTGGTCGCGGCCGAGGTGCGCAAGCTGGCCGAGCGCAGCGGCAAGGCCGCGGCCGAGATCAGCGAGCTGTCCACCAATTCCGTGGCCGTGGCCGAGCGGGCCGGGGAGATGCTGTCCAAGATGGTCCCGGACATCCAGCGGACCTCCGAGTTGATCCAGGAGATTTCGGCGGCCAGCGCCGAGCAGTCACTTGGGGCCGGTCAGATCAACACCGGCATCCAGGGGCTGGACCAGGCCATCCAGCAGAACGCCTCGGCCTCGGAGGAACTGGCCTCCACCGCGGAGGAACTGTCGGGCCAGGCCATGCAATTGCAGAGTACGATCAGGTTCTTCGACCTGGCGGGCACCGTCAGGCCGGACGATTCCGGGCGGCCCAGGGCCTTGCCGCCCGTCTCGGACGCCGGCCCCGATGACGATTCGGACGAAGACCTGGAACGGTTCTGA
- a CDS encoding DUF3298 and DUF4163 domain-containing protein, whose protein sequence is MPRRLTLPTILFLLLGPSTLWAAPLCSPPVLGAVTIGERTPGFKVDAEYPVLCRAEPTRAVRDYVSGTVHEFKKTDPDHDLHRFPHPYELITRYAVWATPGGRYISVKLHVMAYTGGAHPNNWPMTWVFDMEDGGEITLDRLFPDREAALAKVSGLCREVLSGSLGGMLVPDMLDAGLTPTADNFSRFVLTREGVAFFFGPYQVAPYAAGEQVVTIPYDRLGGLMAPGIASTARGD, encoded by the coding sequence ATGCCCCGGAGACTGACGCTGCCGACCATCCTTTTCCTGTTGCTCGGCCCGTCAACGCTCTGGGCCGCCCCGCTCTGCTCCCCGCCGGTCCTGGGCGCGGTGACCATCGGGGAACGGACGCCCGGATTCAAGGTGGACGCCGAATACCCGGTCCTCTGCCGGGCCGAGCCCACCCGGGCCGTGCGCGACTACGTGTCCGGGACCGTCCACGAGTTCAAGAAGACCGACCCGGACCACGACCTGCACCGCTTTCCCCATCCCTATGAACTGATCACCCGGTACGCGGTCTGGGCCACGCCCGGCGGCCGCTACATCTCGGTCAAGCTGCACGTCATGGCCTACACCGGCGGGGCCCATCCCAACAACTGGCCCATGACCTGGGTCTTCGACATGGAGGACGGCGGCGAGATCACCCTGGACCGCCTGTTCCCGGACCGCGAGGCGGCCCTGGCCAAAGTGTCCGGCCTGTGCCGCGAGGTCCTGTCCGGGTCGCTGGGCGGCATGCTCGTGCCGGACATGCTCGACGCGGGCCTCACGCCCACTGCCGACAACTTCAGCCGCTTCGTCCTGACCCGCGAGGGCGTGGCCTTCTTTTTCGGTCCCTACCAGGTGGCCCCCTACGCGGCGGGCGAACAGGTGGTGACCATCCCCTACGACCGCCTGGGCGGGCTCATGGCCCCGGGTATCGCGTCCACGGCGAGGGGGGACTGA
- a CDS encoding phosphoglycerate dehydrogenase: MRILANDGIVEEARKYLKQQGFTVETEKRDEDDLLSEIGSFDALLVRSATKVTRALLEAGVRDGGKLKIVGRGGVGTDNIDLEAAKELGVIVKFAPNGNTNATAEHALGLMFAIARRVPFAHSALMSGTWHKKRFKGVELFGKTLGIIGCGRIGQALAAKASALGMKVLGYDLRRSIDAPLTYVDTIPELLGKSDFVSLHCGGDDPVITEAEFAQMKDTAFLINASRGKNVSEDALYHALKTGRIAGAALDCYETEPKREGLPFANRLQELDNIVMSAHLGASTSNATIRTGLEIAEVVTGYLKRGEYGNSVNVGETVEEEGADVYTIFITHEDKPGMFGKFGTLMGEMGVNIRENNSRKLGGQVQTVYMVHSRPDETVRKALSSIQGVNRVTI; encoded by the coding sequence ATGCGGATACTTGCCAACGACGGCATTGTGGAGGAGGCGCGGAAGTATTTGAAGCAGCAGGGCTTCACCGTGGAGACCGAGAAACGCGACGAGGACGACCTCCTCAGCGAGATAGGCTCCTTCGACGCCCTGCTCGTGCGCTCGGCCACCAAAGTCACCCGGGCCCTGCTCGAGGCCGGGGTGAGGGACGGGGGCAAGCTCAAGATCGTCGGCCGGGGCGGCGTGGGCACGGACAACATCGACCTGGAGGCGGCCAAGGAGCTGGGCGTGATCGTCAAGTTCGCGCCCAACGGCAACACCAACGCCACGGCCGAGCACGCCCTGGGGCTGATGTTCGCCATCGCCCGCAGAGTGCCGTTCGCCCACAGCGCCCTCATGAGCGGCACCTGGCACAAGAAGCGTTTCAAGGGCGTGGAGCTGTTCGGCAAGACGCTGGGCATCATCGGCTGCGGCCGCATCGGCCAGGCCCTGGCGGCCAAGGCCTCGGCGCTGGGCATGAAGGTCCTGGGCTACGACCTCCGCCGGTCCATCGACGCGCCCCTGACATACGTGGACACCATCCCGGAGCTGCTCGGCAAGTCCGACTTCGTGTCCCTGCACTGCGGCGGCGATGACCCGGTCATCACGGAGGCGGAGTTCGCGCAGATGAAGGACACCGCTTTCCTGATCAACGCCTCGCGCGGCAAAAACGTGTCCGAGGACGCCCTGTACCACGCCCTCAAAACCGGGCGGATCGCGGGCGCGGCGCTTGACTGCTACGAGACCGAACCCAAGCGTGAGGGGCTGCCCTTCGCGAACAGGCTTCAGGAACTGGACAACATCGTCATGTCCGCGCACCTGGGCGCGTCCACCAGCAACGCGACCATCCGCACCGGCCTGGAGATTGCCGAGGTGGTCACCGGCTACCTCAAGCGCGGCGAATACGGCAATTCCGTGAACGTGGGCGAGACCGTGGAGGAGGAGGGGGCCGACGTCTACACCATCTTCATCACCCACGAGGACAAGCCCGGCATGTTCGGCAAGTTCGGCACCCTCATGGGCGAAATGGGCGTGAATATCCGGGAGAACAACTCCCGCAAGCTCGGCGGACAGGTCCAGACCGTGTACATGGTCCACTCCAGGCCCGACGAGACGGTCCGCAAGGCCCTGAGCTCCATTCAGGGCGTAAACCGCGTGACCATCTGA
- a CDS encoding P-loop ATPase, Sll1717 family, with product MSMHVLHKYFKSGDAQAERDIRDKIFIKTKQYEEIFDFSFGKLKILISPKGVGKSCLIEETHSRLLDENTLSILITPSDFNIELVNSCSALSSKSNEFEKQLNQKIISILLNAAEEISIVDEDERHLLKCAVNDENIQCNNISVKLTKFISSIIPRSTDVVKGIMELDGYSKPSSISNSINNVIKAQQKKLFLFVDDIDRAATQAAISPNEKTKLNYSNCWAIVDALYQLTLSIPCINAVVCVRNDIWHTMERRGLGSDRRDKINDIIRLRMSDEDVERILVKRLDAAFDELSPKPKPGVNPFFESKDLVLPGKKEIIRKWTSFLAKTSRNKPRELVLFMQLILKEAKEHKITANHAYKAMAKYGKGVLARTYAEFADICPSLETITNVVLKKQIYDFTDYLKIVQTTPSIRRIDIDGKTMNANDTASAIEIMRVLHMANIVNPRIYDPTQPEGFAHVAFYDSPNFVSHNNIQELQKCQWEVHPAFYSMMDDDRQQSLPYKPWKKGQ from the coding sequence ATGAGCATGCATGTACTCCATAAATATTTTAAAAGTGGTGACGCCCAGGCTGAGCGGGATATTAGAGACAAAATTTTCATAAAAACAAAACAATATGAAGAAATTTTTGACTTTTCTTTTGGCAAACTGAAAATTCTTATTTCTCCCAAAGGGGTTGGGAAATCTTGTCTTATCGAAGAAACGCACTCAAGACTATTGGATGAAAACACTTTATCGATCTTAATCACACCTTCAGACTTCAATATAGAACTTGTCAATAGCTGCTCAGCCCTGTCCTCAAAATCAAATGAATTTGAAAAACAACTTAATCAAAAAATAATCAGCATACTGTTAAACGCAGCAGAAGAAATATCCATTGTCGACGAAGACGAACGGCATTTATTAAAATGTGCGGTCAATGATGAAAATATTCAATGTAACAATATTAGTGTTAAATTGACTAAATTCATTTCGTCAATAATTCCAAGATCTACAGATGTCGTCAAAGGTATAATGGAGCTAGATGGGTATAGCAAACCTTCATCAATCTCAAACTCAATAAACAATGTAATAAAAGCACAACAGAAAAAACTATTCCTATTCGTTGATGATATTGATAGGGCAGCAACTCAAGCAGCTATTAGCCCAAATGAAAAGACCAAACTCAACTACTCAAATTGCTGGGCTATCGTTGACGCACTATATCAACTAACTTTATCAATTCCATGTATCAATGCGGTAGTTTGCGTCCGAAATGACATTTGGCACACGATGGAAAGACGGGGACTTGGCAGCGACAGACGTGATAAAATTAATGACATAATTAGACTCAGAATGTCCGATGAAGACGTGGAACGTATTTTAGTGAAACGTCTTGATGCAGCATTTGATGAACTATCACCAAAACCAAAGCCAGGAGTTAACCCTTTTTTTGAAAGCAAAGATTTGGTTCTCCCCGGGAAAAAAGAGATCATTCGCAAATGGACATCTTTTTTAGCGAAGACAAGTAGAAATAAGCCAAGAGAGTTAGTATTGTTCATGCAGCTTATTTTAAAAGAAGCCAAAGAGCATAAAATAACTGCAAACCACGCATATAAAGCGATGGCAAAATACGGTAAAGGTGTGTTAGCAAGAACATATGCCGAATTTGCTGACATATGCCCTTCTTTAGAGACGATAACAAATGTCGTCCTAAAAAAGCAAATATACGACTTTACGGACTACTTAAAAATCGTACAAACAACCCCCTCTATTCGCAGGATCGATATCGATGGAAAGACTATGAATGCCAATGACACTGCCTCAGCAATTGAAATTATGCGAGTATTACATATGGCCAATATAGTTAACCCTCGCATTTATGACCCCACACAACCAGAAGGTTTTGCTCATGTAGCATTCTATGACTCGCCAAATTTTGTTTCCCATAACAACATTCAAGAACTTCAAAAATGTCAATGGGAAGTACACCCCGCTTTCTATTCAATGATGGATGATGACAGACAACAATCTTTACCATATAAACCATGGAAAAAGGGACAATAG